TCGATCGATAGCTGCCGTTCACAGCGCGCCGCCAGGTGTTCGTCGTGGGTCACCATCACTAACGTGGTCCCCTGCTCCTGGTTGAGCGCCATTAATAAGTCGGACACGGCCTGTCCGGTATTATTGTCGAGGTTGCCTGTAGGTTCGTCGGCGAAGAGAATCTTTGGGTGTGCGGCAAACGCCCGTGCAATCGCCACGCGTTGCTGTTCACCACCGGAAAGTTGACGTGGCGTATGCTGGAGACGTTCACCGAGCCCGACCCGCTGCAGTAGTTCCCGCGCCTGTGACTCGGCATCTGACTGCCCGGACAGCTCCAGCGGCAGCATCACGTTTTCAAGGGCTGTCAGGGCGGGCAACAGCTGGAACGACTGGAACACGAAGCCGACGCGCTGGGCCCGCAGACTGGCTCGCTCATCCTCGCTGAATTCGCTGATGGGCTGTCCGTCCAGTTCGACGCGGCCATGGCTTGGGGTATCGAGGCCGGCCAGCAGCCCCAGTAGCGTGGTCTTCCCCGAGCCGGAACGACCGACAATCGCCACCGATTCGCCCTTCTCGATCGTGAGATTGACCTTGTGCAGGATTCTCAGCGTATCGCTTCCCAGATCAACCTCGTGACTGAGATCGGTCACCTTGAGTATGTCTGTTCTGGTTGCCACGGCCACTCCTCGACGGTAGAAATAACGGGGTCCGATGACAGGCTGCCATAGGCGATACCATGACAGGCGCTTCATCAGACGGTTTCTTGATTAACAACGGTTCAATCTGACAATGGATACGGGATTTATGTTCCGGAGATCAATCGTTTTTTGTTTTCTCGCCCTGTTCGCCCAGCTTGCCATGGCCAATCAACCGACGGTCCTGGTAATGGGCGATAGCCTCAGCGCCGCCTATGGCGTTCAGACGGAAAAGGCTTGGGTCAACCTGCTGCGCCAGCGGCTTGAACAGCAAGGCTTCAAACAGTGGCAAGTGGCCAACGCCAGTATCAGCGGAGAGACGACCGACGGTGGTGAACGTCGGCTGCCCGATCTGCTGGAGCGGCACGATCCCCAGATCGTCATCCTCGAACTGGGCGGTAACGACGGTCTACGCGGGTTCCCGCCCAAGGTGACCCGTACCAACCTGGAAGACATGATCGAGCAGTCGAAGCAAAGCGGCGCCCGCGTCCTGCTGGTGGGTATCCAGATGCCGCCGAATTATGGCGAGCGATTTACCCAGGCCTTTGCCGCAATCTATCCCGACCTCGCTGAGGCCCATGACACGGCGCTAGTGCCCTTCTTCCTGGATGGGATCTATAACCGTGAGGGGTTCATGCAGGACGATGGCATCCACCCCACCGCAGAGGCGCAACCGGTTCTGCTCGACAACGTCTGGCCGCACCTCAAACCTCTGCTCGAGGCTGAATCCGGACAATGAGCATCTAGACCAGGCCACGGAAGAACTGCAACGCCCGCCGTTCGGACCAGTAGTAGCCGTCACGTGCCAGTTCGACAAAACCCACGTGGCCACCCCAGCGCGGCGCTTCCAACTGCACACGGTCGCCCAACTGCGTTTTCTTCGAGGGAAAGCACGAGGGCGACAGGAAAGGGTCGTCCATCGCATTCACGATCAGCGACGGCACCCGGATTTCCGGTAGGCGCGGCAGGCAGGACGCCTGGGACCAGTAATGCTCGGCATCACGGAAACCATGCAGCGGCGCCGTGTAGCGGTCGTCGAACTGCTGGAAGCTACGGATCTGCTCATAGCCGTCGATGTCGATC
The window above is part of the Marinobacter nanhaiticus D15-8W genome. Proteins encoded here:
- a CDS encoding arylesterase, producing the protein MFRRSIVFCFLALFAQLAMANQPTVLVMGDSLSAAYGVQTEKAWVNLLRQRLEQQGFKQWQVANASISGETTDGGERRLPDLLERHDPQIVILELGGNDGLRGFPPKVTRTNLEDMIEQSKQSGARVLLVGIQMPPNYGERFTQAFAAIYPDLAEAHDTALVPFFLDGIYNREGFMQDDGIHPTAEAQPVLLDNVWPHLKPLLEAESGQ
- a CDS encoding ABC transporter ATP-binding protein, which translates into the protein MKRLSWYRLWQPVIGPRYFYRRGVAVATRTDILKVTDLSHEVDLGSDTLRILHKVNLTIEKGESVAIVGRSGSGKTTLLGLLAGLDTPSHGRVELDGQPISEFSEDERASLRAQRVGFVFQSFQLLPALTALENVMLPLELSGQSDAESQARELLQRVGLGERLQHTPRQLSGGEQQRVAIARAFAAHPKILFADEPTGNLDNNTGQAVSDLLMALNQEQGTTLVMVTHDEHLAARCERQLSIEAGEVSETRGVAAQGVAV